The genomic interval GCGGTCAGCGATTCCGCGACGGCTATGGTCAGTCCGCTGTCCGCGGCGAGGGCGGCTAGGTGCTCGGTTACTGCGTTCAACGGACCTCCCGTGTCGTCTATTTGCCGAGGGCGTCGGCGAGTTCTCCCTTGCTCATGGTCGAGCGGCCCTTGATGTTGCGCTTCTTCGCTTCGTTGTAGAGCTGGTCACGCGTCGGACCCTTGGGCCGGTTGGTGCCGGACCGCTGGCCGCCGCGCTGCTGCGGCGACTTGTCGCGAGTAGAGGTACGGCTCGCGGTCCTGGACTCGCCGGACTGGGCACGGTTCTTGTTCACCGTGCGCGCGGCGATCTCCTTCGCGCGTTTCTCGCCGGTGCCGCGGTCCTCCTGCGACTCCTTGATGTGCTCATACTGGCGTTCT from Nocardia goodfellowii carries:
- a CDS encoding plasmid stabilization protein: MPKQWSNKRERQYEHIKESQEDRGTGEKRAKEIAARTVNKNRAQSGESRTASRTSTRDKSPQQRGGQRSGTNRPKGPTRDQLYNEAKKRNIKGRSTMSKGELADALGK